The following are from one region of the Actinoplanes sp. L3-i22 genome:
- a CDS encoding TetR/AcrR family transcriptional regulator: protein MANLRENQKLMTRRLLLDHGLALFHEKGYATTTIDEIAAAAGTTRTTFYLHFPSKSQLMRALITDVDAILTGADEPPLAEVVERGDRDLIEQWIGRKFDQWESIRPYLVATYQAAVLEPEIAAALETWFLATTGAMHEGLNRAGRFDPASRNIRCVLAFGQFEFLARRWLRTGWTFDRDIALKSLTDSWHHLLA, encoded by the coding sequence GTGGCGAACCTGCGGGAAAACCAGAAGCTGATGACCCGGCGGCTGCTACTGGATCATGGCCTGGCGCTGTTCCACGAGAAGGGCTACGCGACGACCACGATCGACGAGATCGCGGCCGCGGCCGGCACCACCCGGACCACGTTCTACCTGCACTTCCCGTCGAAATCGCAACTCATGCGGGCGCTCATCACGGATGTCGACGCCATCCTGACCGGCGCGGACGAGCCGCCGCTGGCCGAGGTCGTCGAGCGCGGCGACCGGGACCTGATCGAGCAGTGGATCGGCCGGAAGTTCGATCAGTGGGAGTCGATCCGGCCCTACCTGGTCGCGACATACCAGGCGGCGGTGCTGGAACCGGAGATCGCCGCCGCCCTGGAGACCTGGTTCCTGGCGACGACCGGGGCCATGCACGAGGGCCTGAACCGCGCCGGCCGCTTCGACCCGGCCAGCCGGAACATCCGCTGCGTGCTGGCCTTCGGCCAGTTCGAGTTCCTGGCGCGGCGCTGGCTACGGACGGGTTGGACCTTCGACCGCGACATCGCCCTCAAGTCCCTCACCGACTCCTGGCACCACCTACTGGCATAG
- a CDS encoding L-rhamnose mutarotase, protein MTHVCFTLQVDPAKLDAYREAHAAVWPDMIKALQATGWRNYRLFLRPDGLLVGTLETDDFAAAQEAMARTEVNARWQAAMAEFFPVLGELRPDEGMLVLDHIFHLEEQLARLG, encoded by the coding sequence GTGACCCACGTCTGTTTCACGCTTCAGGTCGATCCCGCAAAGCTGGACGCCTACAGGGAAGCGCATGCCGCTGTCTGGCCGGACATGATCAAGGCGTTGCAGGCGACCGGCTGGCGGAACTACCGGCTCTTCCTGCGGCCGGATGGGCTGCTGGTCGGGACTTTGGAGACCGACGATTTCGCGGCGGCTCAGGAGGCGATGGCCCGCACCGAGGTAAACGCCCGCTGGCAGGCCGCTATGGCCGAGTTCTTCCCGGTCCTCGGCGAGCTGCGGCCGGACGAGGGCATGCTGGTGCTCGACCACATCTTCCACCTCGAGGAGCAACTCGCCCGCCTCGGCTGA
- a CDS encoding Mth938-like domain-containing protein yields MTMADSPRVLAVSWGVMTVEGLPDGKDFKLWPGGGRAWDWNETGTRHEPGIQPADVVELLENGATTVVLSRGMDLVLQVDPATMELLRERDVEVHVAETKEAVRIYNELAAGAAVGGLFHSTC; encoded by the coding sequence ATGACTATGGCGGATTCGCCGAGGGTTCTTGCGGTTTCCTGGGGAGTGATGACGGTCGAGGGGCTTCCTGACGGCAAGGACTTCAAGCTGTGGCCCGGGGGTGGGCGCGCCTGGGACTGGAATGAGACCGGTACGCGGCATGAGCCCGGCATCCAGCCGGCTGACGTCGTCGAATTGTTGGAGAACGGGGCTACGACGGTGGTGCTCTCCCGCGGGATGGACCTGGTGCTGCAGGTCGACCCGGCGACGATGGAGCTGCTCCGGGAACGGGATGTCGAGGTGCATGTTGCGGAGACCAAGGAGGCGGTGCGGATCTACAACGAGCTGGCTGCGGGGGCAGCGGTCGGAGGGCTGTTCCACTCGACCTGCTGA
- a CDS encoding LysR family transcriptional regulator — translation MAITDASLVALRVFREVAERGTFTAAAAALGYTQSAVSRQIATLERAVGADLLERRHEGVRLTPAGRIVLRRAVAVAEQVDAAARELAGLPGAGGRVRLGWFTSAGAGLVPRVLSELRRTHPAVTVTSREGSTPALIRALRAGSLDLAVVATEPPHRPPDTDGVPLRTRVLTDRSLMVAVPATHPLAGGSFVDVADLRGQEWIAGQSSGNERLMGVWPGLDERPVIAHVARDWLAKLHLVAAGCGLTTIPPVLAGTVPEGVRVLPVRGGPDEGRRMTLAWLQDPLPAAAARLAEALQAMATAGG, via the coding sequence ATGGCGATCACGGACGCTTCGTTGGTAGCTTTGCGGGTGTTCCGGGAGGTGGCGGAGCGGGGCACGTTCACCGCTGCGGCCGCCGCCCTGGGCTATACGCAATCTGCGGTTTCTCGGCAGATTGCGACTCTCGAGCGGGCTGTTGGGGCGGACCTGCTGGAGAGGCGGCACGAGGGGGTGCGGCTGACCCCCGCTGGACGGATCGTGCTGCGCCGTGCGGTTGCGGTGGCCGAACAGGTCGACGCGGCGGCGCGGGAGCTGGCCGGGCTGCCGGGAGCGGGTGGCCGGGTGCGGCTCGGGTGGTTCACCAGTGCCGGGGCTGGGCTGGTGCCACGGGTGTTGAGTGAGTTGCGGCGTACGCATCCAGCGGTGACCGTGACCAGCCGGGAAGGCTCGACACCGGCCTTGATCCGGGCGCTGCGCGCGGGCAGCCTGGATCTCGCGGTGGTCGCGACTGAGCCACCGCACCGGCCGCCGGACACGGACGGTGTGCCGTTGCGGACGCGGGTGCTGACCGACCGCAGCCTGATGGTCGCGGTGCCGGCGACGCATCCGCTGGCCGGGGGCTCGTTCGTGGACGTCGCAGACCTGCGTGGCCAGGAATGGATCGCAGGTCAGAGTTCCGGGAACGAACGGCTGATGGGAGTGTGGCCAGGGCTTGACGAACGGCCGGTGATCGCGCACGTGGCCCGCGACTGGCTGGCGAAGCTGCACCTGGTTGCCGCTGGGTGCGGGCTGACGACCATCCCGCCGGTGCTGGCCGGAACGGTGCCGGAGGGGGTTCGGGTGCTGCCGGTTCGGGGCGGCCCGGACGAAGGCCGGCGAATGACGCTGGCCTGGCTTCAGGATCCGCTTCCGGCCGCGGCGGCGCGACTGGCCGAGGCGTTGCAGGCCATGGCCACGGCAGGCGGCTGA
- a CDS encoding SDR family NAD(P)-dependent oxidoreductase produces MTSRIALVTGATQGLGTALVAGLAQRMDPADTVYLTGRDAARVGTAVSSLPVTSAEVRGEVLDVSDPDSVTRLAAELNDRHGGIDILFNNAVMRVGPDDDPRAIVEEYTQVNNFGTTRVMRAFAPLLREGGRLLVVASSLGSLKFLAPVLHDRFDGLSSLDAVDAATAAWRDQVRDGSARAGAWPGFVNIPSKIAQVAAVRALAAERRPRDTERGILLASVCPGMMNTPTSALWWDVSDAPTPEQAADPLLPLALDPIKPEHYGELIRDGAVLPWRPAT; encoded by the coding sequence ATGACTTCACGCATCGCCCTGGTCACCGGGGCTACTCAGGGGCTCGGCACGGCGCTGGTGGCCGGCCTGGCGCAACGGATGGATCCGGCCGACACCGTCTATCTGACAGGCCGCGACGCGGCCCGGGTGGGCACGGCAGTCAGTTCTCTCCCGGTTACTTCAGCTGAGGTACGAGGTGAGGTGCTCGACGTCTCCGATCCCGACTCGGTCACCCGTCTCGCCGCCGAGCTGAACGATCGCCACGGCGGCATCGACATCCTCTTCAACAACGCGGTGATGCGCGTCGGCCCGGACGACGACCCCCGAGCGATCGTCGAGGAGTACACGCAGGTCAACAACTTCGGCACCACCCGGGTGATGCGCGCCTTCGCCCCGCTGCTCCGCGAGGGCGGCCGGCTGCTCGTGGTGGCCAGTTCGCTCGGCTCGCTGAAGTTCCTGGCCCCGGTGCTGCACGACCGCTTCGACGGCCTGTCCTCGCTCGACGCGGTGGACGCGGCGACGGCCGCCTGGCGCGACCAGGTCCGGGACGGCAGTGCCCGAGCCGGCGCCTGGCCCGGCTTCGTCAACATCCCGTCCAAGATCGCCCAGGTCGCCGCCGTCCGCGCCCTGGCCGCCGAGCGCCGCCCACGGGACACCGAGCGCGGCATTCTCCTGGCATCGGTCTGCCCCGGCATGATGAACACGCCGACCTCGGCCCTGTGGTGGGACGTCAGCGACGCCCCCACCCCGGAGCAGGCCGCCGACCCGCTGCTGCCCTTGGCGCTCGATCCGATCAAGCCGGAGCACTACGGCGAGCTGATCCGCGACGGTGCCGTCCTCCCCTGGCGCCCGGCCACCTGA
- a CDS encoding NAD(P)/FAD-dependent oxidoreductase, whose product MVGAGFGGLFAIKALRKAPVDITLINGTAYHLFQPLLYQVATGILSEGEIAPPIREVLKNQDNVDVRLGWVSDIDIEKKVVSVSGPGIDYTVEYDTLIVAAGASQSYFGNDQFADHAPGMKSIDDALELRARIFGAFEVADLHTDPETIQRWLTFVVVGAGPTGTELAGQIAELAHRTLPGQYKHIDPRKARIILVDAIGAVLNTFGDHLSAGAQRQLEKLGVEVKLNTKVVGVDSTGIEVEDANGRHTIPSITKVWAAGVAAPPLARKLAEAAGAKTDRAGRVLVEKDTTLPGHPEIFVLGDMMNLAGADGKPLPGVAQVAIQSGRHAADQIKRRLGGKDTGQAFKYFDKGSLATISRFSAVASVGKIHLSGFPAWVVWVAVHLFYLVGFKNRVTAVLHWAVSFIGRGRSERVATQQQAFARRAIRAYGDPFERERADAVTAHKQELANHAAASETKQPTVQAEPTRTQETERPTADTEPEREPLSVRE is encoded by the coding sequence GTGGTGGGGGCCGGTTTCGGCGGACTCTTCGCGATCAAGGCGCTGCGCAAGGCTCCGGTGGACATCACCCTCATCAACGGTACGGCGTATCACCTCTTCCAGCCGCTGCTCTACCAGGTGGCGACCGGGATCCTGTCCGAGGGTGAGATCGCCCCGCCGATCCGCGAGGTGCTGAAGAACCAGGACAACGTCGACGTCCGCCTCGGCTGGGTGTCGGACATCGACATCGAGAAGAAGGTCGTCTCGGTGTCCGGTCCGGGCATCGACTACACCGTTGAGTACGACACGCTGATCGTGGCGGCCGGCGCCTCCCAGTCGTACTTCGGCAACGACCAGTTCGCCGACCACGCGCCCGGTATGAAGAGCATTGACGACGCGCTCGAACTGCGCGCCCGGATCTTCGGCGCGTTCGAGGTGGCGGACCTGCACACCGACCCGGAGACGATCCAGCGCTGGCTGACCTTCGTGGTGGTCGGCGCCGGTCCGACCGGCACCGAACTCGCCGGTCAGATCGCCGAGTTGGCCCACCGGACGCTGCCGGGGCAGTACAAGCACATCGACCCGCGCAAGGCACGGATCATCCTGGTCGACGCGATCGGGGCGGTGCTCAACACGTTCGGCGACCACCTCTCGGCCGGTGCGCAGCGCCAGCTGGAGAAGCTCGGTGTCGAGGTCAAGCTGAACACCAAGGTGGTCGGCGTCGACTCGACCGGTATCGAGGTCGAGGACGCGAACGGCCGGCACACCATCCCGTCGATCACCAAGGTGTGGGCGGCCGGGGTCGCCGCGCCGCCGCTGGCTCGCAAGCTGGCCGAGGCCGCCGGGGCGAAGACCGACCGGGCCGGCCGGGTCCTGGTGGAGAAGGACACCACGCTGCCCGGGCACCCGGAGATCTTCGTGCTCGGCGACATGATGAACCTGGCCGGCGCGGACGGTAAGCCGCTGCCCGGGGTCGCGCAGGTCGCCATCCAGAGTGGCCGGCACGCCGCCGACCAGATCAAGCGGCGGCTCGGTGGCAAGGACACCGGGCAGGCGTTCAAGTACTTCGACAAGGGCAGCCTGGCGACGATCTCCCGGTTCTCCGCGGTGGCCAGCGTGGGCAAGATTCACCTGTCCGGCTTCCCGGCCTGGGTCGTGTGGGTCGCGGTGCACCTGTTCTACCTGGTCGGGTTCAAGAACCGGGTGACGGCGGTGCTCCACTGGGCGGTCAGCTTCATCGGCCGTGGGCGTTCGGAGCGGGTGGCCACGCAGCAGCAAGCGTTCGCCCGGCGCGCGATCCGGGCGTATGGCGACCCGTTCGAACGCGAGCGCGCCGACGCCGTCACGGCCCACAAGCAGGAGCTCGCCAACCACGCGGCCGCCTCGGAGACGAAGCAGCCGACCGTCCAGGCAGAGCCCACGCGGACGCAGGAGACGGAGCGGCCGACGGCCGACACCGAGCCGGAACGGGAACCCTTGAGCGTCCGCGAGTAG
- a CDS encoding thymidine kinase: protein MPVTAATVMAPRQPALAPVFGTLTLFTGRMGSGKSTLALQNAFNRRQAGRPGVLLTSQDRAGEGILSSRLGVTADAIEVDQGMDLAVLVADRVPAGGFVISDEAQFLTPGQVEQLAWAADELAVDIDCYAITTDFLSRLFPGAQRLVELADVIVPLQVEVTCWCGRPGRQNARIVDGQVARAGEQVAVGDTTETSAVSYRVLCRRHWRNGEPGPA, encoded by the coding sequence ATGCCGGTCACCGCCGCGACCGTTATGGCCCCACGGCAGCCGGCGCTGGCCCCGGTCTTCGGGACCCTGACCCTGTTCACCGGGCGAATGGGCTCCGGCAAGAGCACCCTGGCCCTGCAGAACGCGTTCAACCGACGCCAGGCCGGCCGCCCCGGAGTGCTGTTGACCAGCCAGGACCGGGCCGGCGAGGGAATACTGTCGTCGCGCCTCGGGGTGACCGCCGACGCGATCGAGGTGGACCAGGGCATGGACCTGGCCGTGCTGGTCGCCGATCGGGTCCCGGCCGGCGGTTTCGTGATCTCCGATGAGGCCCAGTTCCTGACGCCGGGCCAGGTGGAGCAGCTGGCCTGGGCCGCCGACGAGCTCGCGGTCGACATCGACTGCTACGCGATCACCACGGATTTCCTGTCCCGGCTGTTCCCGGGCGCGCAGCGCCTGGTCGAGCTGGCCGACGTGATCGTGCCGCTGCAGGTCGAGGTGACCTGCTGGTGCGGACGCCCCGGCCGGCAGAACGCCCGGATCGTCGACGGCCAGGTCGCCCGGGCCGGCGAGCAGGTCGCGGTCGGCGACACCACCGAGACGTCCGCGGTCTCCTACCGAGTCCTGTGCCGCCGCCACTGGCGCAACGGTGAACCCGGCCCAGCCTGA
- a CDS encoding lamin tail domain-containing protein: MLRRLVTLAASVALALGGTPAPALAGSVACRPGAGSPRCGVWTGKVDWVADGDTLMIKVNGSKTARPIRLIGVQAMEQHKYSANPAKRTGECHALEATARVEQLIKAGKGVVRLTARHARSSSRGRPLRSIAVKINGRWVDVGADLVRHGYALTLPFPGEDAWDRTYELASAHAASEQNYMWDSDYCGAGPAADAQLTVWANSDADGDDGLNLNGEWIRIGNTGTEPVDLSGWWVRDSGLRRYTFKRGTVVPAGGRIYVHVGKGRDTATDKYWGMPAQVFTNVDPVHPGVGEGAYLFDPQGDLRRAFVYPCLVGCGSPLTGKVDLKVKYGGIERISVVNISDGPIDLQGHVVLGGRYQHRFEETTILAAGESLDVQLAGGRNVLNDAGGEVRLQTADMWTVVCRWWGTGQC, from the coding sequence ATGCTGCGCCGTCTCGTCACCCTCGCCGCGTCCGTCGCCCTCGCTCTGGGCGGCACGCCCGCACCGGCCCTCGCCGGCAGCGTGGCCTGCCGGCCGGGCGCCGGAAGCCCCCGCTGCGGGGTGTGGACCGGCAAGGTCGACTGGGTCGCCGACGGTGACACCCTGATGATCAAGGTCAACGGGTCGAAGACCGCCCGCCCGATCCGGCTGATCGGGGTGCAGGCCATGGAGCAGCACAAATACTCGGCGAACCCGGCCAAGCGGACCGGCGAATGCCACGCCCTGGAAGCGACCGCGCGCGTCGAACAGCTGATCAAAGCCGGTAAGGGCGTGGTGCGGCTGACCGCCCGGCACGCCCGCAGCAGCAGCCGGGGCCGGCCGCTGCGCTCGATCGCCGTGAAGATCAACGGGCGGTGGGTGGACGTCGGCGCGGACCTGGTGCGGCACGGGTATGCGCTGACGCTGCCGTTCCCGGGGGAGGACGCCTGGGACCGCACCTACGAGCTGGCGTCGGCGCACGCGGCGTCCGAGCAGAACTACATGTGGGACAGCGACTACTGCGGGGCCGGGCCGGCGGCCGACGCGCAGCTCACCGTGTGGGCGAACAGCGACGCGGACGGGGACGACGGGCTCAACCTGAACGGCGAATGGATCCGGATCGGGAACACCGGGACGGAGCCGGTGGACCTGAGCGGTTGGTGGGTCCGGGACTCGGGGCTGCGGCGGTACACGTTCAAGCGGGGAACCGTGGTGCCCGCCGGCGGACGCATCTACGTGCACGTCGGCAAGGGGCGGGACACCGCGACCGACAAGTACTGGGGGATGCCGGCGCAGGTCTTCACGAACGTGGACCCGGTGCACCCGGGGGTCGGTGAAGGGGCGTACCTCTTCGATCCGCAGGGTGACCTGCGGCGGGCGTTCGTCTACCCGTGCCTGGTGGGCTGCGGTAGTCCGCTCACCGGCAAGGTCGATTTGAAGGTGAAGTACGGCGGGATCGAGCGGATCTCCGTGGTGAACATCAGCGACGGGCCGATCGACCTGCAGGGACATGTCGTGCTCGGCGGGCGGTATCAGCACCGGTTCGAGGAGACCACGATCCTGGCGGCGGGGGAGTCGCTCGACGTTCAGCTGGCCGGTGGGCGCAACGTGCTGAACGACGCGGGCGGGGAGGTGCGGCTGCAGACCGCGGACATGTGGACCGTGGTGTGCCGGTGGTGGGGGACCGGGCAGTGTTGA
- a CDS encoding aldo/keto reductase produces the protein MVEYRPFGRTGVQVSNLTLGAMNFGSSGNPDHGDGVRIIHRALDEGINVIDTADVYSQGESEEIVGEALEGRRDDVFLATKVHGQIGTRLNQGGNSRRWIITEVENSLRRLRTDWIDLYQVHRPDPSTDFDETLGALSDLVRAGKIRYIGTSTYEPSAIVEGQWLAERRHRERVVAEQPPYSLLVRGIEREVLPVAQRHGLAVIPWSPLAGGYLSGQRLESWKSLRAERIPGRYDTSAPANTPKVEAVRKLQALADEAGLSLIHLALAFVLNHPAITSAIIGPRTLEHLESQLGAVKVTLTEDVLDRIDEIVPPGTNLNPADAGYLPPSLTDKTLRRR, from the coding sequence ATGGTCGAGTACCGCCCCTTCGGGCGCACCGGTGTGCAGGTCAGCAACCTGACGCTGGGCGCGATGAACTTCGGCAGCAGCGGCAACCCGGACCACGGGGACGGGGTCCGGATCATTCACCGCGCGCTGGACGAGGGCATCAACGTCATCGACACGGCAGACGTCTACTCCCAGGGGGAGAGCGAGGAGATCGTCGGCGAGGCCCTGGAGGGGCGGCGGGACGACGTGTTCCTGGCCACCAAGGTGCACGGCCAGATCGGCACGCGGCTGAACCAGGGCGGCAACTCACGCCGCTGGATCATCACCGAGGTGGAGAACAGCCTGCGCCGGCTGCGCACCGACTGGATCGATCTCTACCAGGTGCACCGGCCGGATCCCTCGACCGATTTCGACGAGACCCTGGGCGCGCTCAGCGACCTGGTCCGGGCCGGCAAGATCAGATACATCGGGACTTCGACGTACGAGCCGTCGGCGATCGTCGAGGGCCAATGGCTCGCCGAGCGTCGGCACCGCGAGCGGGTGGTCGCCGAGCAGCCGCCGTACTCCCTGCTGGTCCGGGGCATCGAGAGGGAGGTGCTGCCGGTCGCCCAGCGGCACGGCCTGGCGGTGATCCCGTGGAGCCCGCTGGCCGGCGGCTACCTGTCCGGGCAGCGTCTGGAGAGCTGGAAGTCGCTGCGGGCGGAGCGGATCCCGGGCCGGTACGACACGTCCGCGCCGGCCAACACGCCGAAGGTCGAGGCGGTCCGGAAGCTGCAGGCGCTGGCCGACGAGGCCGGGCTGTCGCTGATCCACCTGGCGCTGGCGTTCGTCCTGAACCATCCGGCGATCACCTCGGCGATCATCGGCCCGCGCACCCTGGAGCACCTGGAGTCGCAGCTCGGCGCCGTGAAGGTGACGCTGACCGAGGACGTGCTGGACCGGATCGACGAGATCGTCCCGCCGGGCACGAACCTGAACCCGGCCGACGCCGGCTACCTGCCGCCGTCGCTCACGGACAAGACGCTGCGACGCCGCTGA
- a CDS encoding GGDEF domain-containing protein codes for MSAAVHPTLAAELDDLEDWVGRDPAGRAARAAEIERDAADEADRMRARLIRADVAERSGELKTAAEAMWLINEWAHTHGDRYLIARSHLLLGRTYRNLGDVAALLVHAVAAVEALEESVLPRRRLPYVVKYADALTETGSIEAARERYRQAEELARHSADLRDQMMVLNNHAYAEYLAGEPERAWTVVRRMRATAAAHGHRLDPNDLDTVASVQIALGHYQDAEETVLAAINGYPDAPLEADALPEFLLTLAITRRLRDDLGNAQLTLDACREQCEAHGHGEILVRVMQEQAELHAAAGAFEPAFAEYKRFHAAEKEVLSAAREAQARNRQALFEVNEARQEAEQFREQARRDPLTGLRNRRYVDEQLPGLIEQANRTGVPLWAAVLDLDHFKQINDLCTHEAGDRVLVEVARLLTSASTAAPAVSAAHPGGSAPHPGGLAAHPGGFAPHPGGFAARLGGEEFLLVVSGLDEVRTVGFLERVRATVAGHPWRAVTGDLPVTVSIGADSVMPGDGQAELLARADARLYAAKRAGRNRVIAGLLAPE; via the coding sequence GTGAGTGCCGCCGTGCATCCGACGTTGGCCGCCGAGCTCGACGACCTGGAGGACTGGGTCGGACGGGACCCGGCCGGCCGGGCGGCCCGCGCCGCGGAGATCGAGCGGGACGCCGCCGACGAGGCCGACCGGATGCGCGCCCGCCTGATCCGGGCCGACGTCGCCGAGCGGTCCGGCGAGCTGAAGACCGCCGCCGAGGCGATGTGGCTGATCAACGAGTGGGCGCACACGCACGGTGACCGCTACCTGATCGCGCGCAGTCACCTGCTGCTCGGCCGCACCTACCGCAACCTGGGCGACGTCGCCGCGCTGCTGGTGCACGCGGTCGCCGCGGTCGAGGCCCTGGAGGAGAGCGTCCTGCCCCGGCGCCGACTGCCGTACGTGGTCAAGTACGCCGACGCGCTCACCGAGACCGGCTCGATCGAGGCCGCCCGGGAACGCTACCGGCAGGCCGAGGAACTGGCCCGGCACAGCGCCGACCTGCGCGACCAGATGATGGTGCTGAACAACCACGCGTACGCGGAGTACCTCGCCGGCGAGCCGGAACGCGCCTGGACCGTGGTCCGGCGGATGCGTGCCACCGCCGCCGCGCACGGGCACCGGCTCGACCCGAACGATCTCGACACGGTGGCCAGCGTGCAGATCGCGCTGGGTCACTACCAGGACGCCGAGGAGACCGTCCTGGCCGCGATCAACGGATACCCGGACGCGCCGCTGGAGGCCGACGCGCTCCCGGAGTTCCTGCTCACGCTCGCGATCACCCGCCGGCTGCGCGACGACCTCGGCAACGCCCAGCTGACCCTGGACGCCTGCCGCGAGCAGTGCGAGGCGCACGGGCACGGCGAGATCCTGGTCCGGGTCATGCAGGAGCAGGCCGAGCTGCACGCCGCGGCCGGCGCGTTCGAGCCGGCGTTCGCCGAGTACAAGCGCTTCCACGCGGCCGAGAAGGAGGTGCTCTCCGCGGCCCGGGAGGCGCAGGCCCGCAACCGGCAGGCGCTCTTCGAGGTCAACGAGGCGCGGCAGGAGGCCGAGCAGTTCCGCGAGCAGGCCCGGCGCGACCCGCTGACCGGGCTGCGCAACCGCCGCTACGTCGACGAACAGCTCCCGGGCCTGATCGAACAGGCCAACCGGACCGGAGTCCCGTTGTGGGCCGCGGTTCTCGATCTCGATCATTTCAAACAAATCAATGACTTGTGTACGCACGAAGCCGGCGACCGGGTCCTGGTGGAAGTCGCCCGCCTGCTCACCTCCGCCTCGACGGCCGCCCCCGCGGTTTCAGCAGCCCACCCCGGGGGCTCGGCGCCTCACCCCGGGGGCTTGGCGGCTCACCCCGGGGGCTTCGCGCCTCACCCCGGGGGCTTCGCGGCGCGGCTCGGGGGTGAGGAGTTCCTGCTCGTCGTCAGCGGGCTGGACGAGGTGCGGACGGTCGGTTTCCTGGAGCGGGTCCGGGCGACCGTGGCCGGGCATCCGTGGCGCGCGGTGACCGGCGACCTGCCCGTCACCGTGAGCATCGGGGCCGACTCGGTGATGCCGGGGGACGGGCAGGCGGAGCTGCTGGCCCGGGCCGACGCCCGCCTCTACGCGGCCAAGCGCGCCGGCCGGAACCGGGTCATCGCCGGCCTTCTCGCGCCGGAGTGA